The Augochlora pura isolate Apur16 chromosome 4, APUR_v2.2.1, whole genome shotgun sequence genome segment TAAGGATTTAGGAAATCATTAAGAACATGTTATACGTGATTGGTTTGGGGCTTGGTGATGCAAAGGACGTAACAGTTAAAGGTCTTGAGATAATACGGAAATGCGATCGCGTTTACTTGGAAATCTACACATCGGTTTTGTCCGCCGAAACGAAAGATCTGGTATACCCGAGAAACAATAGTTGGCCTACAGTGACACTTTACCTATTTATTCcgattcatttatatatttattatgtttcatTGCTAAGGAAAATTTTTATGGACGTCGAATATTGGAGGCTGATAGAGAACTAGTTGAGAACAATGCGGACGAAATACTACCGAAGAATGAGAACGAAGACGTCGCCTTTTTGGTGGCCGGTGATCCGTTTGGAGCTACAACACATTCGGACTTGATACTACGAGCTCGAGAGAAAAAGTTACAGGTGGTTGAAAAACAATACGTTCGGTtccttaattttaaatatatgttaagaGGATGCCATTGTTTTGTGGTTAGGTGAATGTTATTCACAATGCTTCCATATTGACTGCGATTGGTTGTTGCGGTCTTCAACTGTACCGTTTTGGAGAAACTGTTTCCATTCCCTATTGGAGCGATAATTGGCAACCCAGCAgctttattgaaaaaattctgtacAACAGGGAAAGGGATTTACATACGCTTTGTCTATTAGATATCAAAGTC includes the following:
- the Dph5 gene encoding diphthine methyl ester synthase, whose translation is MLYVIGLGLGDAKDVTVKGLEIIRKCDRVYLEIYTSVLSAETKDLENFYGRRILEADRELVENNADEILPKNENEDVAFLVAGDPFGATTHSDLILRAREKKLQVNVIHNASILTAIGCCGLQLYRFGETVSIPYWSDNWQPSSFIEKILYNRERDLHTLCLLDIKVKEPTLESLMKKKKEYMPPRFMTTSEAAAQLIKILDGLAKERIQAEKFALDESSMVIGLARVGWNDQRIVACTLREMVSLDLGPPLHCMIIPGISLHPVENEFLAQYAVNEFADQLTDTKHCREETYENNKYI